Genomic DNA from Triplophysa rosa linkage group LG6, Trosa_1v2, whole genome shotgun sequence:
ATCTCCTGCAGTCGTTTGAGTTGTTGAGCTTTTCTCTCACTCCTCTCCTCACACACACCCGTCACACGCCCGGAGAACGCCAGCTGAACGCGGTGAACCTCCTGCTCGTAAAACTCCACACGTCTCCACTTCTCCAGCTCTGTTGCACACCATTCAGAGAAACATCACAACAAACACAGTGTGTGCCAGCActcatgtaaatgtgtgtgtgggggttaCCGCTGTGATAGTCGAGTGCGATGTAGCTGTGTTGGTGCAGCAGTTCCTCCATCCGGCTCAGTGTGATGGCGTTCTGATGCGCTGGATATTTCAGCTGTAAGAGTCTCTGAAGATACGCCGCCGACGGACCTCCACCAACATTCACACGCTTACAGTTCACCGCATCCAACCTGAAACCCACATTTACATTCACCATCACCATCTGTGAAAGTGTGAATCAGCCGGACAGTGAATGGGTGTTGTGATACCTGCCATTGATGACGGGCAGCACATGGGAGCAGTGATACCCTGATGACAGCACCAGACCCGTGTGGGGCGGATCCAGTCCATGAGTGATGTTGTTGTTATAGAAACTGAAGAGACTGTCCACACCGTACGTCACCTGTGGGACTCCATAACACTCAAAGAGCAGCTCTGACATCATCTGTCTGCAGTGAAGTGGATTACAGGGCGGCTCGGTGACCACCACGGGATGACCCACATGACCCTgacgacacacaaacacacacacgtcgtGTTCTAATGTGCCGCTGGTTAGTTATGTTGGTTGTCTTAACAACGCAAAGCACCATTGCATCGAGCATCGAGTCTGAGGAAACATTACGTGTATAGCTTGAAATCATAGTAAGGCATCATGGattaaaacatctgctaaatgtatacatgtaaatcatttaaaacatgcatataAAGGGTCAAGATTTGTCTTTTAAAGTGAGACATCTTTACTCTTTactctgtttgttttttggCCTTAAATGAAAAGCGTTTCAGTGAAAGATCAgccgtgtgtgcgtgcgtgcgtgcgtgcgtcgtCACCTGTGTGTTAATGCCGAGGTGAGTGAAGATGTAGTCAAACACGAGCTCCTGGATGTCACAGTTCACCAGCGCGTTGCGGTCAAACGCGCTCTTCAGCGTCCAGCGCAGCGGCTCCAGGTTCGAGATGTCATTGCCGACATGAGACTCGCTGCGCGCGGCTCCTCTGCTGCGCGCCGCCGCCGATCTGAACACGAGCAGCGGCTCTTCGAAACGAGACTCGCCGCACGCCCATCCCGCGCGGCACTGGTACGAGCCGTTATCCACCACTATAGGCTTCTCGTGACATTCCGCCTCGAGCGCGAATATCGGGTCAGGCGTGCATTTATAGTCCTGAAAAGAGTAAACGTGACGTCCCGCGTCGCGTTTCGAACTCATCGCTTCCGAGCATCAGCTCTGCGTCTTCTTCGCGGTTGGTTGTTGACAGTCGCTTCGCGTTCGCGGTTCATTAGCGCCGCCTGCAGGGCGCGAGCGTACATGAGCAGTGTTTCGATTcgagtaaggttaggggtaggttcGGGGTTTTACTCTCGCGACACTTTGACTCGCAGCCGCAGCAAAACGAGCTGTCAGCTGAATTACTGTAACTCATCTTTTCTTGCAATGAGTTCGTTGTTATGTGACACGCTTCTCTTGATCTAACGCTCAAATTCTActcattttaagaaatgtcatgtAATAAAACGACAATAATTGTCAATGGGGAAGTTATCGCCATAACATCTGTCAGTAAGCTTTGTGATTTTAATCAAATGGAATGGATAATCAACTGTTGGATAGTCATCTACTGGTGccagtttattatttatttaaatatttcttccaataaagtagagtgtgtgcgcgcgtgcacGTGTTCAGGGACGTTTCACAGCAGTGGTTGTGTATGAGAGATGACAGACAGCCGTGCCACCTGCTCTTTCATGTTTCACTCGTGTGATCCGTCTCTGGTGATCTTTGATCAAGCGTTCAAATTTCTTTtacaaagtgtgtgtttgtgaagctGCAGTTCATCACTCGTGTCcgttctacacacacacacacacacacacacacgcacacacacacacacacacacacacacacacacacacacacacacacacacacacacacacacatgttcacAGCTCAGAAAACATCAGAGACTCGCAGAAGAACAGACACCACTTCACGAATCAAGAGTCtaaaacaatcactttaaagATGAACATAAATCATTCCTCTCTGTTTGATTCTATAGAACTTGTTCTATCTCATGTTCATCTAAAAACAATCTGTGGAACAGTGTGTGTTATTTAAAGACACTTCATATTTTGTTGTGGACATTATGGGGTGGATGTTGAAGTAATAGGGTTTCATATACAATCTGAGGAGAAGGACAAACGAATACTAACACGAGGAGGAGACACAAGTCCACACTACTGAAGATTCAAAGGGAAGTGTTTTCTATATCAGTGCGGTAAGAGGTTTCAAGTGTTGAACAGCAGATGTTGAATAAATGAGTTTTTAATCTACGTCGATTTAATCTGACAGAGTGGGTCGTACAAATTTAGTCACTAGATAGGAAAatgattttgattttattttgaaattcaaTGTATTATCAACTGGCCAGAATTCTAAAACCGCAGGgaacgtgaaggactgtaatgcGAAAGGAGCTCAGTCAGgttttaaaatcacatttttaaattaataattaaacCAATTATATTATGGCAGTGCAGTGAAGTGTGGGGTCCATCtataaaatgtgattttgtaaaTTGGAATAAACATTTGATTGAAACTTTGCATTTGCAAATCTGTAAGAGAATACTTAAAGTCCAGAAGAAAACACCCAACAACAGATGCAGGGCAGAATAAAGCCAACACCCTCTGCTTCTAAACGttcaaaaaacatcaaaacaattCTGAAAACACATGAAGACAAGTGAGCCAAACACATCCCATAATAAAGAGTCCTCTCTGTCAGCTGACACTGAGACTCAGAAACTGGTTTATACTTATATTTCTCTTTACTCaatattttttccctttttaaatGCTTCTCAACTCATCAGTTGTTGTAAATTATTTCTCAGAAgcattctgtctctctctctctctctctctgtctctctctctctctctctctcgtctctctctccctctctctgccctccctctctcttcctgtctctctctctctctctctctctctctctctctctctctctctctctctctctctctctctctctctctctctctctctctctctctctctctctctctctctctctctctctcagttctgCTTTTCTTCTTCAGTAAAGATGCTTCGGACGGTCCGTGATCAGGTCAGAAAACATCCTGGagtaagtattttattttaataaactatTATCATCACTCACCGTAGGAGGAAGTGTATGTGAATCATGTGGAGTATACAGTCTGTATTGATGGATTGTCATGCGTTTGTCAGCTGGTTCCACAGTTCTTCTTCATCTGTTTGGGAATGAGTGGAGCGTTCCTTTATTTGTTTCGTCTGGCAAGAGGACCTCATGTCACGTAAggttcattgtactgttctAAGGTTTAAACTCACTTACTCTTTgattctttttcacatttaGAATAAACTCATTAATACTATCAAATAACACCAATGTAACTTTGGGATTTTTCGATCATTTTCAGTCTTTAGTAGAATTTActgtcaaataaaatgaaataaaactgtCAAATGTTTTCATCAGCTGGAGGAAGAGCAGTAACCCGGAGCCGTGGAATGATCTCAGCCCGACTTATCAATACAAGGTACTGCTGTTATTTCTAACAAAGACAGAGAGCGTATGCGTTTTATCTCATCACAGTTAAATATAATCACATTGAGAAATGGACTTGAATTGAACTGAATGTGGAGTTTATTTCTGTATGTTAAACCCGATGATGTCCAGACATATCCATGTTACATATAAGCTTCTGGCTTCATGACATGACATAGATTGACAGGAGAATCATCCAATCACACGCTGCCTTCTGTCATGTGACCCCGCCTCTCATGCAGCAGGTTCTTCATCTTCATCTGCTGCTCTTACTACACAAAAATGATCAGGATTTTTAATGAAACCATTAGAATAAATAGCTAAAATACTGAGAtgacatgttttctttttcagtttGTGGCCATAAACACGGACTACAAAAACCTGAAGAAGGACGGACCAGACTTCTGACATCTGAACGTGTCATGACAGTAAAAGAACTACAATGTTATGATGACTAGATtccaaaaacaaaagaataaaatacaAGCAAAATAAAATTGTGTGACTCTTTATTCAACTTTGGTGAATGGCAACAAATGACATGTCGCACTAAAACATGAGCTGACAGCAGTTTTCATTAGAATGAAGTGTCAGGAGGAGAGAATAATCAGAGATGTTGAGTGATATTGCTTTAAGCGAGCCATGAAGCCTCAGGGATCATATGAGATGTCATGACCTCCTCACAGTGGCGTGAGAAAGACGTAAACACAGCAGCAAAGACTCATGGGAGAGAGACTGAGACTTCCCTTGGGAAGATCTACTGTACTCTTCAGCATCTCTCATGTGTTtctacgcacgcacacacagtttCTCTCAGTATCTGATCTGCATTATGGTGTGTCGTCTTGTTTTCCTCATTATCTGTCATTATCTTGTAACTTCCTCTCAGTCTGTCTGTATATTTTTGCGGATTCTCTAAACAAACACAGGAAAAGGAAAAGACACAAGTCTGAGGGTGATTCTCACAGGACAACAACTTAACCTGACGCAGTGTTTTAAAGGGCTACTTCAGGCAAGAATCTAAATGTCTCCATGTTTTCtcccctcaaggcatcctgactgaatgtGGTTTCTTCTGGAAGAATAATGCATGGAGTTATAATACCGCGTAtctttttcttccaagcggtagaatgggagtgaacgcAAAAGTGCGTCCATCAATCAAAGAACTGCTggacacggctctgtggtcttaacaaagatCTTCTGATGCCAATCCATGCGTTTGTTTatgagaaatatccatattgacaacgatattaacattaatgtctAGCTTTCATTACCACCGAGCCCCCGTttcaaacttgattaaaaatgtgtttcctattactccgtgaatgaatccacaTCTACACTTTAAGAGATTTTTGTGAGCTTTAATGTgtgatgacgtctaacgtccccgccaaaggaagtagtcgctttcaGCAACTTGTTAGCCGCCGTTTTAAAGAGACATTACAGCTTTAAAAAATTACAAGCGAGTtataatttgtgtgttttatgtaaaatgaaataaaaaaatacggtTTTGTtgaccacagaccttatttagGAAATTTACCAAAAtcctattaaaaaaacatagactttggagcgatggaaccggaagtcctaaaatgctaactcgcttctggggtttgcatacaaaaatcatctctgcggtactctataggaacaaaacgaaaaacgCCTcgttcgtcaccggaacttacgACACACGTCATTtgcctattagtactgttttcaatttgtgttcaactttactttaatcagaattaaaacactttgacttttgagattcaaaatgagcaagaagagactggtctcattactggcatcacactgcaaaaaaaataaaaatatttaaaacgtcttaaattactataagaaaagtgacctaggatatttagtgttgttttatgaaagaaaatataagaactaagtaagtttatgtttaaaacaaaagtgtaaattaaatctacagtaagttactggcaaacctgcagcaaaactacagcaaagttttacagtactgtacattgaaatcaaatcaaatattgacataagaattattggaaaaactaaaggaaaaactgaaatgttgcctcaaaaataaagtgaaataagtttaaagcactacaattataataataaacaaaaactgcaaataaattatatagcaacataaaaaataaaccaataaattaaactaaaattaacacaaaaaataatttaaaaaaataaataatttaaatttattttaaaaagtaggctaataaaactaaaatcaaaactataactCTGGTCTTG
This window encodes:
- the actr5 gene encoding actin-related protein 5 encodes the protein MSSKRDAGRHVYSFQDYKCTPDPIFALEAECHEKPIVVDNGSYQCRAGWACGESRFEEPLLVFRSAAARSRGAARSESHVGNDISNLEPLRWTLKSAFDRNALVNCDIQELVFDYIFTHLGINTQGHVGHPVVVTEPPCNPLHCRQMMSELLFECYGVPQVTYGVDSLFSFYNNNITHGLDPPHTGLVLSSGYHCSHVLPVINGRLDAVNCKRVNVGGGPSAAYLQRLLQLKYPAHQNAITLSRMEELLHQHSYIALDYHSELEKWRRVEFYEQEVHRVQLAFSGRVTGVCEERSERKAQQLKRLQEINNRRREEKLHEDQKRLQTLLAVQELLEDGSRELFHRSLMELNMDSAEELQSYIHKLSVSVEQHKITLKTELSEMESALDEGNVVDSDVTEESSVVQPLFNVAEYHQLFVGTERVRAPEILFQPSLMGEEQMGLMETLQFVLEQYPPDLQGALVKNVFLTGGNLQYSGVRERVQRELLAIRPFQSHFQVSQADAGALDSWFGAREWALRNPSGGPGWISRQDYEEKGGEYLSEHCASNVFIPIELKNTSPAPKLTLVGKYTNLPDTANSDNVSIP
- the ndufa4l2a gene encoding NADH dehydrogenase [ubiquinone] 1 alpha subcomplex subunit 4-like 2 translates to MLRTVRDQVRKHPGLVPQFFFICLGMSGAFLYLFRLARGPHVTWRKSSNPEPWNDLSPTYQYKFVAINTDYKNLKKDGPDF